Proteins co-encoded in one Setaria viridis chromosome 9, Setaria_viridis_v4.0, whole genome shotgun sequence genomic window:
- the LOC140221160 gene encoding uncharacterized protein, with the protein MEKHFRGFTVKHIPRLENDEADKLAKAAHNEPIPPDTFYEVIETPSTKEAVSKFVNAIWHFDWRAEIMAYMRGYFEPYDEVELTRLKQKATGYAIIEGELYKAGISTPWLRCVDAETGKELLVEIHRGFCGSHIGSKALISKAIRQGFYWPWAIGDAQDLIRGCEACQKIAN; encoded by the coding sequence ATGGAAAAGCACTTCAGAGGCTTCACCGTCAAGCACATCCCGAGGTTAGAAAATGACGAAGCGGACAAGCTTGCAAAGGCAGCTCATAATGAACCAATCCCCCCGGACACCTTTTACGAAGTCATTGAGACCCCGTCAACAAAAGAGGCAGTCTCAAAGTTCGTAAATGCTATCTGGCATTTTGACTGGCGAGCTGAAATCATGGCATACATGAGAGGATACTTCGAGCCATATGATGAAGTAGAGCTTACCAGACTCAAGCAAAAAGCCACAGGATATGCAATCATAGAGGGAGAACTGTACAAGGCTGGAATTTCAACACCCTGGCTTCGTTGTGTAGATGCTGAGACCGGCAAAGAGCTTCTGGTCGAGATTCATAGGGGCTTTTGCGGGTCTCACATTGGTTCCAAGGCCCTCATAAGCAAGGCCATCAGGCAGGGATTCTATTGGCCTTGGGCCATAGGCGACGCCCAAGACCTCATCCGAGGCTGCGAAGCCTGTCAAAAAATAGCAAACTAG